From Amyelois transitella isolate CPQ chromosome 9, ilAmyTran1.1, whole genome shotgun sequence:
ccctGAATGTAATTGTTTCATCGAGAATTCTTCGggtaagatttaattttaagaaataatattttgtgtataACACACGCGTCGCAATGcacaaaaataagataaatagaaatatCGTATCTACACAAAGTTACACAAATAAGACTCCACAATTCTAATGGACGCgacgattttatgtattttggcAACTCCTTTTTGGCTAAATCACCAAAATAATGACACAAATGGTTTTATGGAATTAAAACTTCTGTAGTAAGTTAGTGCATTACCAGATGTAAAGTCAATTgctataaacaaaatatcacatttcGGGACTAACCTAGGGTATGTGTTTGCATGAACTCTtataacttacttacttacatgcTAAAGTTACtcgtaaataaatgttatacaaTGGACATAATGCTTAGGGAACGACACTATCCTACTGAGCCAAATTATTACACCTTTAACTACGTTTACTGAAAAGGTAATTACGTTAAATTATTccgtcaaaaattttaatgtttggtAACACATACCAAAGAGAAGAGACTAGAATGTGTAAATGAAACATGATATTGTGAAAATCTTACATTAATTCATGATTTATTGGTTATCTGGCATCTGGAATTACTAACTACATTAGCAAAAATGATGTCCAATTTGTTTAGATTCAAAACATCACCGTTGtggatatttattttgcaaatacattttatagatGGCTGCATTTCGTGTAAAGCCGacctaattttaaaagtacttagatatacctattatttttcttatgctttaaaaatataccagaaacaataaatacttttgaTTAATGTAAATGTAGACGAATTTGCAAATATGTTGAAATATTCAATGAACgttaatacatataagtagaatctataaaacacaaatacctaaacattaaaaaaatctcagtTGTCAATTGCTTAAACCAGTCGTCCACAAGGTAAGTAAGGCTTTTCTAGTCAGAAAATACAGTTCTTTATTATCTTCTTACTAGAAAACCTTACAAAACAGTAATTTCTTCAATAGTTCCAATtcttttcaaacatacctactttatttGGCGTAATGTATTGCTACGAACAAGTGTAGTTTAAAATGCATTATGTAACGCTGTGAATAAATTAGCACGTTATTTTACGCAAAGTCAAGAATAAAATtgcatccttttaaaattaaatacagatCAAATAAATTCGACAGTTCACACGACGTGACTGTTCACAAAATGGTGAGCTAGCGGGAAGACGAATGTGATTGAGCagatattttcaaaacaaattatgtacAATAGATATAGTTTCCGCAGTAGTCTCACTGGTCACATTCTCACGCCATAAGTCCAAACAATCATCATAGCATCACACCCGTCTTTGAACAAATTTGTTActaattttatctaaaaaattCACCACCGGTTTCGTGTTAACCCTTTTCGTCGGGTATGGTAATGGAGACCGTGTTGGGTCTAATAGGTTTATTCTCCGTGTGTCTGTGAATGCTGGGGATGGGAGCACTTCTGCAGATCTCGTCAGTTGTGGTGAGTTTGCATTCGACGACTCGGTAGTTGCATGTCGGAGAGCCGCAGTCGAAGTCGGGACGTGTCACTGTGTTCGGGATGTGGTCGTCGTAAGTTTTCGACTCTTCTTTGAATGGAGGACAGCTGGAATAGAATTAAagattgttattatttttacacctATTTGCTGggatagataaataattttctgtgCTTTTACAGCTTTTCTGTGTATATGTAATACAATTCAAAATCCCTTCAGCTAAGAGGCTGCCAACCCCTGGTAGGGCCACACACATCTGGCTGGAGTGGCATTCATGGTGATCAATGTGGCACCACGTTGAGGCTCTAATAGGAATTTTTCTTACTAAAGATAATAAAGCTTACCTTAGAGGCGGCGGAGTTGGTGAGCGCGACAATGGAAAACTGGCGACTTCTCGTGATATCGCTAGGGATTTGATGGAACCGAAGGTCTGCTCCGGACTAAGTGGAGCTCCTAACACCGACGCCATGCCTctgaaataaagatatttcaaaattagcATTCACTGTCTTACTTTAAGattaaaaggtttttttacattatgtcAGTACGTTGTAAGGCGACATAGAGCCCGAGCGAAACAGCAGGAAAAGTTATATAACTAAAAGTCGTGTTAATTTTAAGTGTATTTTCCTTTAAAGGTTTTAGAGCAGTAAACAGCTATatataaacagaaaaactgaaaaaaaaaactttgagctggtgtactgaattttattgaaaaaggtACACGGATTTAAACAAAAGCAACGCCATCTATTACCAATAATAAGAactaattatttagttttccTACTCGCCAAATGAGGCGCTACTAGTAACTTCCGTTGTAGCTTTAATGTTAAATCGGACACATTTGAAAATAtcaagttaatttaattagtttagtTATCTaacaatagatggcgctagtaACATCaaaacagcgccatctattaattaaaattgatactaagtattttttgttatgcTATTCGCTACTAGTGGCGCTAATAGTTAATTCCGACGTAGTTATGATAATAATCggctgttttattttactagtTAAAATTATTGGACAATAGATGTCGCTATTTACGTATTTCTTATTCATTTGTTATCTATCCAGTAAGGCATTTTTGTTGATAATCTTCATACTGTCTAGTTGATTGAACCATAAATTTGCGGGTAGACCAAGTTTATACACTAAACTTACACGACTGAGTCTGAAGGCACGACGAACGGTAGAGGCGGTGGACAAGGGGCGTCGGCCCTCGCTGGGGACGCCGGTTCGGCGCTGCGGGGACACCGGGGGGTCTCGCCGTCGTCCACGAGCCCCAACCAACTGCGCAGCCAGCGCCAGAGCCCTGAGGGATTGCCTGGAGAggaaaaattatcattttatagGGAATTTCAATCAATATGAGAATCAATACGCATCTCTGCTACTACCGATTCAAAACGGACTAAAATACTAATACTTAATTCTTTTTATCCAACATTTATTTGTGGCGTAAACAGGTGGGCCTAAGAATCTTCTGGCTTTTGGCTCTATTTTCcttgtaagagataaagatgaTCTCTGTTTATCTTGGGAGAAAGGGAAGTGTTTAAACAGGATGTTCAAATGACTACACGTAGGATTCAAGGGTATTAGCTTAACTATAATTTTCATCACAACATTACAAAACTATAAAACTCCGGGAAAAAGcgtataaagtataaaaacaggcgataactttttttaaacaacactgtatcaaatttaaagaaaaacagatCATATAAAAAGACACTCGTCTGTCAACTAAATCCAAGTTGATGGATTGTAAACGGAGTGCTCAAATAATCCTTGAAATGTCTACacaaagacaaaaaaataaatttacagaaACCTAGGtgcacattttttaaatacctatgttattaaagaacacattttaatatttcggaattttgtttttaaatttagggtTTAAAGTCGCACGAACTCATTCGCAGATATTTTATTCTCATGtgatgaaaattatataagtttgaaaattttattagtcttGGAAAAGCagttataaaaattgaaaacttgTTTTTATGGGACACTTACGAGAATATTTCCTGGTGTTTTGTGGACTTAGTGGGTAGAAGTCCCCATGGATGGGACAGTTGTATGCCAGCCGGCGTTGCTTGCGCTGTGCGGCGCGCATCAGCATGCATAGAACTATACCTGGAATTAAACAATGGATTCACATT
This genomic window contains:
- the LOC106142912 gene encoding uncharacterized protein LOC106142912 isoform X3; the protein is MTGEICCTNKWTTSPPGEPLVRAPAGKPRCPPAISRLRVEKVEGGLAVAGVVVAANCQIVLPIFGFLFMLVGCVLTAASYRGCGEDEEPDHYAARIAFTGNSRVLGPVCIVAGALMTIAGIVLCMLMRAAQRKQRRLAYNCPIHGDFYPLSPQNTRKYSRNPSGLWRWLRSWLGLVDDGETPRCPRSAEPASPARADAPCPPPLPFVVPSDSVVGMASVLGAPLSPEQTFGSIKSLAISREVASFPLSRSPTPPPLSCPPFKEESKTYDDHIPNTVTRPDFDCGSPTCNYRVVECKLTTTDEICRSAPIPSIHRHTENKPIRPNTVSITIPDEKG
- the LOC106142912 gene encoding uncharacterized protein LOC106142912 isoform X1, whose product is MDSELGFMYSVLDDADTMTRSCYRPLVPRSSHASLDNRDIGTTSPPGEPLVRAPAGKPRCPPAISRLRVEKVEGGLAVAGVVVAANCQIVLPIFGFLFMLVGCVLTAASYRGCGEDEEPDHYAARIAFTGNSRVLGPVCIVAGALMTIAGIVLCMLMRAAQRKQRRLAYNCPIHGDFYPLSPQNTRKYSRNPSGLWRWLRSWLGLVDDGETPRCPRSAEPASPARADAPCPPPLPFVVPSDSVVGMASVLGAPLSPEQTFGSIKSLAISREVASFPLSRSPTPPPLSCPPFKEESKTYDDHIPNTVTRPDFDCGSPTCNYRVVECKLTTTDEICRSAPIPSIHRHTENKPIRPNTVSITIPDEKG
- the LOC106142912 gene encoding uncharacterized protein LOC106142912 isoform X2, coding for MHLRALLSRPLERTRSAGMKGQPVWTTSPPGEPLVRAPAGKPRCPPAISRLRVEKVEGGLAVAGVVVAANCQIVLPIFGFLFMLVGCVLTAASYRGCGEDEEPDHYAARIAFTGNSRVLGPVCIVAGALMTIAGIVLCMLMRAAQRKQRRLAYNCPIHGDFYPLSPQNTRKYSRNPSGLWRWLRSWLGLVDDGETPRCPRSAEPASPARADAPCPPPLPFVVPSDSVVGMASVLGAPLSPEQTFGSIKSLAISREVASFPLSRSPTPPPLSCPPFKEESKTYDDHIPNTVTRPDFDCGSPTCNYRVVECKLTTTDEICRSAPIPSIHRHTENKPIRPNTVSITIPDEKG